The following are encoded in a window of Bradyrhizobium guangdongense genomic DNA:
- a CDS encoding serine hydrolase: protein MSAPQYSRRKAVSSLAATSIEADVLGMVLHGAVNKSASDYLREKVWEPIGAEADANWLVDAEGFELGHFGFNAVLRDYARLGRLLAHDGAWDGKQIVPTQWMIDATTVRASDDYLRPSVATNRFGYGYLVWLFPGERRQFALLGFKGQYICVDPTSKVVMVHTAIEDPVHRGEPWALWSALVDQLG, encoded by the coding sequence GTGTCGGCGCCGCAATATTCCCGTCGCAAGGCTGTGTCATCGCTGGCTGCTACGAGCATAGAAGCCGACGTGCTCGGCATGGTGCTTCACGGTGCGGTCAACAAGTCAGCGTCTGACTATCTGCGCGAGAAAGTATGGGAACCGATCGGCGCGGAAGCGGATGCCAACTGGCTGGTAGACGCAGAGGGATTCGAACTGGGGCACTTTGGCTTCAACGCCGTTCTGCGCGACTACGCCCGGCTAGGACGCTTGCTGGCGCATGATGGCGCATGGGATGGCAAGCAGATCGTACCGACGCAATGGATGATCGATGCGACCACCGTTCGCGCTTCGGATGACTATCTGCGACCCAGCGTGGCGACGAACAGATTTGGCTACGGTTACCTCGTGTGGCTGTTTCCCGGTGAGAGGCGGCAGTTCGCGTTGTTGGGATTCAAGGGCCAGTATATTTGCGTTGATCCGACCTCTAAAGTCGTCATGGTGCACACTGCAATTGAGGACCCGGTCCATCGAGGCGAACCATGGGCTCTGTGGTCGGCACTGGTCGATCAGCTGGGCTGA
- a CDS encoding methyl-accepting chemotaxis protein — protein sequence MSAALGLKTKPVTTEPADDDSDVSALINRLTAEVNQIAVDKTKSIQQITNQMKMLALNALIESSRAGAQGAGFAVVAQEVRGVGQQVETIARELETQLTKRTGDLVASIERMSQRSRGERMMDLSLNAVELIDRNLYERTCDVRWWATDSAVVDCAASPVPAAVSYASQRLGVILGAYTVYLDLWLCDLDGNVIANGRADRFRVVGQNVAQTKWFREAKSLRSGDDYVAGDVENQPLLGNAQVATYCASVRAGGEAHGAPIGVLAIHFDWEPQARAIVQGVRVGDNDKARVLLVDSNFRVIAASDGQGILSERIALSLNGQRSGFYHDRSGTMIAFHATPGYETYRGLGWYGVIVCGA from the coding sequence ATGTCTGCTGCGCTGGGTCTGAAAACCAAACCTGTTACCACCGAACCGGCGGACGATGATTCCGACGTTTCCGCGCTGATCAACCGCCTGACCGCGGAGGTCAACCAGATCGCGGTCGACAAGACGAAATCGATCCAGCAGATCACCAACCAGATGAAGATGCTGGCGCTGAACGCGCTGATCGAGAGCTCGCGGGCCGGCGCACAAGGCGCGGGCTTCGCCGTGGTGGCGCAGGAGGTGCGCGGCGTCGGCCAGCAGGTCGAGACCATCGCGCGGGAGCTCGAGACCCAGCTGACGAAACGCACCGGCGATCTCGTCGCCTCGATCGAGCGGATGAGCCAACGCTCGCGCGGCGAGCGCATGATGGACCTGTCCCTGAACGCCGTCGAGTTGATCGACCGCAATCTCTATGAGCGCACCTGCGACGTGCGCTGGTGGGCGACGGATTCCGCAGTGGTCGATTGCGCGGCCTCGCCGGTGCCGGCGGCTGTCAGCTATGCCTCGCAGCGGCTCGGCGTCATCCTCGGCGCCTACACGGTCTATCTCGACCTCTGGCTCTGCGACCTCGACGGCAACGTCATCGCCAACGGCCGCGCGGATCGTTTTCGGGTCGTCGGCCAGAACGTCGCCCAAACCAAATGGTTTCGCGAGGCGAAGAGCTTGCGTTCCGGCGACGACTATGTCGCCGGCGACGTTGAGAACCAGCCGCTGCTCGGCAACGCGCAGGTCGCGACCTACTGCGCCAGCGTCCGTGCGGGCGGCGAGGCCCACGGCGCCCCGATCGGCGTGCTCGCCATCCATTTCGACTGGGAGCCGCAGGCGCGCGCCATCGTGCAAGGCGTCCGCGTCGGCGACAATGACAAAGCCCGCGTGCTCCTGGTCGACTCGAATTTTCGCGTGATCGCTGCCTCCGACGGCCAGGGCATTTTGAGCGAGCGCATCGCGCTGTCGCTGAACGGCCAGCGCTCCGGCTTCTACCACGACAGGTCAGGCACGATGATCGCCTTCCATGCAACGCCGGGCTACGAGACCTATCGCGGGCTCGGCTGGTACGGCGTGATCGTTTGCGGGGCGTGA
- the recJ gene encoding single-stranded-DNA-specific exonuclease RecJ, whose amino-acid sequence MTPPATALPVEMPQAFLGVARSLTDKLWRDRLDGRGAATALAIVQRHQLPELLARVLAGRGVDIDAVPDFLDPTIRKLMPDPFTVTEMETAAKRIADAAAKGEKVAIFGDYDVDGATSAALLAWHLRHCGLDPLIHIPDRIFEGYGPNVEAVRGLAAKGATLLVTVDCGTTSIEPLAEAKRLGMSVVVIDHHQAGTDLPEVDALVNPNRLDDLSGLGHLAAVGLVLVTLVAVNRELRQRGFWTAEMPEPDLLGMLHHVALGTVADVAPLIGLNRAFVAKGLIAMRRRDHVGHTALMDVARLNGPPEAWHLGFMLGPRVNAGGRIGRADLGVRLLLEGDSVEAARIAAELDRLNSERRVIEQAAEAQAEAEALASIGLEDKLSVIVTASEGWHPGVVGLVASRLKEKFSRPAFAIALEPGGIGTGSGRSIAGVDLGRVVRQAVADGILLKGGGHAMAAGVTLRKEKLAEFRAYLENALAQDVAEARHVNELYIDGAVSARAVTTELAATLNRAGPFGSGNPEPVLALPAHQLVFADEVGQAHLRLRFKSGDGAIVNGIAFRSVGQKLGNALLANRGQQLHVAGSLSVDRYQGAERVQFRVIDVALPDQGPSVIR is encoded by the coding sequence ATGACGCCACCCGCCACCGCCTTGCCCGTCGAAATGCCCCAGGCTTTCCTGGGCGTGGCGCGCTCGCTGACCGACAAGCTCTGGCGCGACCGGCTGGACGGGCGCGGCGCCGCCACGGCGCTCGCCATCGTGCAGCGTCACCAATTACCCGAATTGCTGGCGCGGGTGCTGGCCGGCCGCGGGGTCGACATCGATGCCGTGCCTGATTTCCTCGATCCGACGATCCGCAAGCTGATGCCGGATCCGTTCACGGTCACGGAGATGGAGACCGCCGCAAAGCGCATCGCCGATGCGGCCGCCAAGGGCGAGAAGGTCGCGATCTTCGGCGACTACGACGTCGACGGCGCCACCTCGGCGGCGCTGCTCGCCTGGCACCTGCGCCATTGCGGACTCGATCCGCTGATCCACATTCCCGATCGCATTTTCGAGGGCTACGGCCCCAACGTCGAAGCCGTGCGCGGGCTGGCGGCCAAGGGCGCCACGCTGCTCGTCACGGTCGATTGCGGCACCACCAGCATCGAGCCGCTGGCCGAGGCCAAGCGTCTCGGCATGTCCGTGGTTGTGATCGACCATCACCAGGCCGGTACCGACCTGCCGGAGGTGGACGCACTGGTCAATCCGAACCGGCTCGACGATCTCTCCGGACTCGGTCATCTCGCCGCCGTCGGTCTCGTGCTGGTAACGCTGGTCGCGGTCAACAGAGAGCTGCGCCAGCGCGGCTTCTGGACCGCGGAAATGCCCGAGCCCGATTTGCTCGGCATGCTCCATCACGTCGCCCTCGGCACCGTCGCGGATGTCGCGCCTCTGATCGGCCTGAACCGCGCTTTCGTCGCCAAAGGGCTGATCGCGATGCGGCGGCGCGACCATGTCGGCCACACCGCGCTGATGGATGTGGCGCGATTGAACGGACCGCCGGAGGCCTGGCATCTTGGCTTCATGCTGGGGCCACGCGTCAATGCCGGCGGCCGTATCGGCCGGGCCGATCTCGGCGTGCGGCTGCTGCTGGAAGGCGACAGCGTCGAGGCTGCCCGCATCGCGGCTGAGCTCGACCGCCTCAACAGCGAACGCCGCGTGATCGAGCAGGCGGCCGAAGCGCAGGCCGAAGCCGAGGCACTGGCTTCGATCGGGCTAGAGGACAAGCTCAGTGTCATCGTCACCGCGTCCGAAGGCTGGCATCCCGGCGTGGTCGGCCTCGTCGCCTCGCGGCTAAAAGAGAAGTTCTCACGGCCGGCTTTTGCGATTGCGCTGGAGCCCGGCGGCATCGGCACCGGATCGGGCCGCTCCATCGCCGGCGTCGATCTCGGCAGGGTGGTTCGGCAAGCGGTCGCCGACGGGATTCTGCTCAAGGGCGGCGGACACGCGATGGCCGCGGGCGTGACGCTGCGGAAAGAGAAGCTCGCAGAATTTCGCGCCTATCTCGAGAACGCCCTGGCGCAGGATGTCGCCGAGGCACGCCATGTCAACGAGCTCTACATCGACGGTGCAGTTTCGGCGCGTGCGGTCACGACGGAGCTTGCGGCCACGCTCAATCGCGCCGGTCCCTTCGGCAGCGGTAATCCCGAGCCGGTGCTGGCGCTGCCGGCGCATCAACTGGTCTTCGCCGACGAGGTCGGGCAGGCGCATTTGCGCCTTCGCTTCAAGTCTGGCGACGGCGCCATCGTCAATGGCATCGCGTTCCGTTCGGTCGGGCAAAAGCTCGGCAATGCATTGCTCGCCAATCGCGGGCAGCAACTGCATGTCGCGGGCTCCCTGTCGGTCGATCGCTATCAGGGTGCCGAGCGCGTGCAGTTTCGCGTCATCGACGTCGCGCTTCCGGACCAAGGGCCATCCGTGATTAGATGA
- a CDS encoding SDR family NAD(P)-dependent oxidoreductase, which translates to MAGQVEGKIALVTGGASGIGEAIVELFAREGATVVITDIDELRGPELAARVTKAGGNAVFLEQDVTSEERWIEIVAEIGKRYGRLDIMVSNAGIGIAVPSITEMALSDWRKQNAINLDGVFLSVKHCLPLMRKHGGGSIVMMSSLAGLRGAPGLSAYSATKGGVRLFAKSIAMECAAVGDGIRVNSVHPGIIDTPIWGKIPTGAAGAGQNAPIDPEERARIATPLGRAGQAAEIASGVLYLASDASRYVTGSELVIDGGMNAGGVPRRA; encoded by the coding sequence ATGGCAGGGCAGGTTGAAGGCAAGATCGCGCTGGTTACGGGCGGCGCCTCTGGCATCGGCGAGGCTATCGTCGAGTTGTTCGCGCGCGAAGGCGCGACCGTCGTCATCACCGACATCGACGAATTGCGCGGGCCCGAACTCGCCGCGCGCGTCACAAAAGCCGGCGGCAACGCGGTCTTCCTGGAGCAGGACGTCACCAGCGAGGAGCGCTGGATCGAGATCGTTGCCGAGATCGGCAAGCGCTACGGCCGGCTCGACATCATGGTCTCCAATGCCGGCATCGGCATTGCGGTGCCCTCGATCACCGAGATGGCGCTCTCCGACTGGCGCAAGCAGAATGCGATCAATCTGGATGGCGTGTTTCTCTCGGTGAAACATTGCCTGCCTTTGATGCGCAAGCATGGCGGCGGTTCGATCGTCATGATGTCCTCGCTCGCGGGGCTGCGCGGCGCGCCCGGCCTGTCGGCCTACTCGGCCACCAAGGGTGGCGTCCGGCTGTTCGCCAAATCGATCGCGATGGAGTGCGCAGCTGTCGGCGACGGTATCCGCGTCAATTCGGTCCATCCCGGCATCATCGATACGCCGATCTGGGGCAAGATCCCCACGGGCGCCGCCGGCGCAGGTCAGAACGCTCCGATCGATCCCGAGGAGCGGGCCAGGATTGCAACCCCACTCGGCCGCGCCGGGCAGGCGGCGGAGATTGCCTCCGGCGTGCTGTATCTGGCCTCCGATGCCTCTCGCTATGTGACCGGCAGCGAGCTCGTCATCGATGGCGGCATGAACGCCGGCGGCGTGCCGCGGCGCGCGTGA
- a CDS encoding aldolase, whose product MAHSLHSSSAAAPFRSNRPDLATEAIRTAREDLAACFRMAARNGFEEGICNHFSAVVPGHDDLFLVNPYGYAFRELTASKLLICDFHGNVLDGEGVPEATAFYIHAEMHKRLPRAKVAFHTHMPYATALSMTEGDPLIWAGQTALKFYGRTAVDRDYNGLALDASEGARIASAVGDADIVFMKHHGVMVLAPTIAEAWDDLYYLERAAEVQVLAMSTGRKVLPVDPAIAAATYKQMREGDSESARLHLAAIRRQLDADEPQYRH is encoded by the coding sequence ATGGCGCACAGTCTTCATTCTTCCTCGGCAGCCGCGCCATTCCGCTCGAACCGGCCGGACCTCGCCACGGAAGCGATCCGCACCGCGCGCGAGGATCTCGCCGCCTGTTTCCGTATGGCCGCGCGCAACGGTTTTGAGGAGGGCATCTGCAACCACTTCTCGGCGGTGGTGCCAGGTCATGACGATCTTTTTCTCGTCAACCCTTACGGCTACGCCTTCCGCGAGTTGACGGCGTCGAAGCTCCTGATCTGCGACTTCCATGGCAACGTGCTCGATGGCGAGGGCGTGCCCGAAGCGACCGCCTTTTACATCCATGCCGAGATGCACAAGCGCCTGCCGCGCGCGAAGGTCGCCTTTCACACCCACATGCCCTACGCGACGGCGTTATCGATGACCGAGGGCGATCCCTTGATCTGGGCCGGCCAGACCGCATTGAAATTCTACGGCCGCACCGCAGTCGACCGCGATTACAACGGTCTCGCGCTCGATGCCAGCGAAGGCGCGCGGATTGCTTCCGCCGTGGGCGATGCCGACATCGTCTTCATGAAGCATCACGGCGTCATGGTGCTGGCGCCGACGATCGCGGAAGCCTGGGACGATCTCTATTATCTCGAACGCGCCGCCGAAGTGCAGGTGCTGGCGATGTCGACGGGACGGAAAGTGCTGCCGGTCGACCCTGCCATTGCCGCCGCAACCTACAAGCAGATGCGCGAGGGCGATTCCGAATCCGCGCGGCTGCATCTCGCCGCGATCCGCCGCCAGCTCGACGCGGACGAGCCGCAGTATCGGCACTGA